One window of the Candidatus Saccharibacteria bacterium genome contains the following:
- a CDS encoding DMT family transporter — protein MSWEIFVIINLITASLLVPLQRLLLRNEKTEPISFIVVSQLLTGTLLIPFVLVNGFHMPDLSKYGFLVAAMFLLYSLGHYLYAYTLKRAEASIFSTLLGTSTIWVVAMGYLVLHEALNMFDVLGAVIILTSLLMLMERKKRKIHVEKSVAMGLLVGLIFGIASSMWVYIGKHSDLLTWTMISFFGTPLIFLLIRPKLAQTAKHLISGDLLLKMLFLAVIWAVDNLASLAAYQRGNVSIIAPLLQTSAILSVIIAIIFLGERERLRWKIVAAVVCFVGVALIISF, from the coding sequence ATGTCTTGGGAAATATTCGTCATTATCAACCTCATCACCGCCTCGTTGCTCGTGCCACTGCAACGGCTTTTGCTACGCAACGAAAAAACCGAGCCAATTTCATTCATTGTTGTTTCGCAGCTCCTTACAGGTACACTGCTCATTCCATTTGTTTTAGTGAATGGCTTTCATATGCCCGACCTTAGCAAGTACGGATTTCTGGTAGCAGCAATGTTCTTGTTGTATAGCCTTGGGCATTATTTATATGCATATACCCTCAAGCGGGCTGAGGCTTCAATATTTTCTACACTGCTGGGTACAAGCACGATTTGGGTTGTGGCAATGGGCTATCTTGTACTGCATGAAGCTCTGAACATGTTTGATGTCCTCGGTGCCGTCATCATTCTGACAAGCCTCTTGATGCTCATGGAAAGGAAGAAGCGTAAAATTCATGTTGAAAAGTCTGTCGCTATGGGTCTGCTCGTCGGTTTAATATTCGGAATTGCTTCATCAATGTGGGTATATATCGGCAAGCATTCCGACCTACTAACGTGGACAATGATAAGTTTCTTCGGAACTCCGCTAATTTTCCTACTCATCCGGCCGAAACTCGCACAAACTGCCAAACATCTTATTTCGGGCGATTTACTCCTTAAAATGCTTTTTCTGGCCGTTATTTGGGCAGTTGATAATCTTGCTTCTCTGGCAGCCTATCAGCGCGGAAACGTCAGCATTATTGCGCCCTTGCTTCAAACCAGTGCAATATTGAGTGTTATTATTGCGATTATATTCTTAGGCGAGAGAGAACGTTTGCGCTGGAAAATTGTTGCTGCTGTCGTGTGTTTCGTGGGGGTTGCGCTAATTATAAGCTTCTAG
- a CDS encoding SPFH domain-containing protein — MAWVIAVILIILLATGLFTVKQQTIAIVERFGRFKKASKAGLNFKIPLIDQIAGRVNLRVQQLDVQVETKTKDNVFVFVIVSVQYFVPAEKAVDAFYKLQNPQEQITAYVFDTVRARVPAVNLDQLFEMKDDIATAVKAELDTVMDDFGYAIVKALVTDINPDEKVKVSMNEINAAQRLREAAIQQAEADKIRVVKAAEGEAESKALQGQGIANQRKAIIEGLKESVENFSSAVNGVNSQDVMNLVMMTQYFDTIKELGMSGKNSTILIPHGPGGMTDMSDQIRNAMITAEQVNKATKTQA, encoded by the coding sequence ATGGCTTGGGTGATAGCGGTAATACTAATCATTTTGCTAGCAACGGGGTTATTTACGGTCAAACAGCAAACGATTGCTATCGTGGAGCGGTTTGGTCGGTTCAAAAAGGCCTCGAAAGCCGGACTTAATTTCAAAATTCCGCTTATTGACCAAATTGCTGGGCGTGTGAACCTGCGCGTGCAGCAGCTAGACGTTCAGGTAGAGACAAAAACGAAGGACAATGTGTTCGTCTTTGTTATTGTGAGTGTGCAGTACTTTGTGCCAGCCGAAAAGGCAGTCGATGCGTTTTATAAACTGCAGAACCCCCAGGAACAGATTACGGCTTATGTGTTCGACACCGTACGTGCCCGTGTGCCGGCAGTTAACCTAGACCAGTTGTTCGAAATGAAGGACGACATTGCTACCGCGGTGAAGGCAGAGCTCGACACAGTTATGGACGACTTCGGGTATGCCATAGTAAAAGCCTTGGTGACAGACATCAATCCCGACGAAAAAGTCAAAGTGAGTATGAATGAAATTAACGCTGCACAGCGTCTGCGTGAAGCAGCCATACAGCAGGCCGAGGCAGATAAAATTCGTGTGGTGAAGGCTGCCGAAGGTGAAGCCGAAAGTAAGGCGCTACAGGGACAAGGTATTGCAAACCAGCGCAAGGCCATCATAGAAGGGCTGAAAGAGTCGGTCGAAAACTTTAGTAGCGCCGTGAACGGTGTGAACAGCCAAGACGTTATGAACCTGGTAATGATGACGCAGTATTTTGACACCATCAAAGAACTAGGCATGAGTGGCAAAAACAGTACCATCCTTATCCCTCACGGCCCCGGTGGCATGACCGACATGAGCGACCAAATCCGCAACGCCATGATTACTGCTGAGCAGGTGAACAAGGCCACCAAAACTCAGGCTTAA
- a CDS encoding bifunctional phosphoribosyl-AMP cyclohydrolase/phosphoribosyl-ATP diphosphatase (catalyzes the formation of 1-(5-phosphoribosyl)-AMP from 1-(5-phosphoribosyl)-ATP and the subsequent formation of 1-(5-phosphoribosyl)-5-((5-phosphoribosylamino)methylideneamino)imidazole-4-carboxamide from 1-(5-phosphoribosyl)-AMP in histidine biosynthesis): protein MKEMINADSVCDERPTFELPELDWKKQGGMVPAVVQDEADGGVLMVGWMNPESLEKTLETGNVTFWSRTRDELWTKGETSGNFLRLKAMAKDCEGGDTLVVVARPAGPTCSEGNRTCFDGEGKKIVGDVETYRRRWKIGTMIAEIDATFEERMAEFDDASKQSYSLNLLRDPNKAAKKLGEEVMEFVQSAIEQEATLAENELADVIFAAITMALSRGKQISLTGVTEILIGRNQGKRAGSDERFNLPGKGAQDGTAA, encoded by the coding sequence ATGAAAGAAATGATAAATGCAGACTCAGTTTGTGACGAGCGGCCCACATTTGAGCTGCCCGAACTCGACTGGAAGAAACAAGGTGGCATGGTGCCGGCGGTTGTGCAGGATGAAGCCGATGGAGGGGTGCTGATGGTGGGGTGGATGAACCCTGAATCCCTTGAAAAAACACTAGAAACCGGCAATGTGACGTTTTGGAGCCGAACTCGTGATGAGCTCTGGACGAAAGGTGAAACATCTGGCAACTTTTTACGCCTGAAAGCCATGGCTAAAGATTGCGAAGGTGGCGACACGCTTGTTGTGGTCGCTCGACCTGCCGGTCCCACTTGTAGCGAGGGGAATCGGACGTGCTTCGATGGCGAGGGAAAAAAGATTGTTGGCGATGTAGAAACGTACCGGCGTCGGTGGAAAATTGGCACAATGATTGCGGAGATTGATGCAACTTTTGAGGAACGAATGGCAGAGTTCGATGACGCTTCAAAACAGAGCTACTCACTTAATCTGCTTCGTGACCCAAATAAAGCCGCAAAGAAGCTCGGCGAAGAGGTCATGGAATTTGTGCAGTCAGCAATAGAACAGGAAGCCACGTTGGCTGAAAATGAGCTCGCAGATGTTATTTTCGCGGCGATTACCATGGCACTGAGCCGAGGCAAACAAATTTCTCTGACCGGTGTAACGGAGATTCTTATTGGTCGCAATCAGGGTAAACGAGCGGGCAGCGACGAGCGCTTCAATCTGCCCGGCAAAGGAGCCCAAGATGGAACTGCTGCGTGA
- the hisD gene encoding histidinol dehydrogenase, with amino-acid sequence MQTRINPPREGWERLCQRPSLARGVLDETIGAVFEQVKQGGDSALYALTELYDGVKLTDVKVPLRGEAEESSSLDSDLKQAIDMAYQNIWKFHTLQAEHDIRRVETQPGVVCWQEPRAIERVGLYVPCGSAPLVSTMLMLGVPAQIAGCREVVVCTPPNKSGKIDQAIRYAAAKCGVNQLYTAGGAQAIAAMTLGTETVPRVNKLFGPGNQYVTAAKNYAERYGVAKDMPAGPSEVLVLADETARPDFVAADLLSQAEHGSDSQVVLVTTSRRLQNEVKKELFRQIRLLERSEIAAQALKQSLSVWFPDIEQAVAFANTYAPEHWIMQVAEAEDWASRVQNAGSLFIGSYSPESAGDYASGTNHTLPTAGWAKTNSGVSVASFQKTISFQSISPLGLRTLAPAILPLASAEGLTAHARAVSIRLE; translated from the coding sequence ATGCAGACGCGTATAAACCCGCCGCGTGAAGGATGGGAGCGACTATGCCAAAGACCGTCTTTGGCACGAGGTGTGCTGGATGAAACCATTGGCGCGGTGTTTGAGCAGGTGAAACAGGGCGGTGACAGTGCCCTGTACGCACTCACCGAATTGTACGATGGGGTGAAACTCACCGATGTGAAAGTGCCCCTCCGCGGTGAAGCCGAGGAAAGCAGCAGCTTAGACAGTGACCTAAAACAGGCTATCGATATGGCCTACCAAAATATTTGGAAATTTCACACGCTCCAAGCTGAACACGATATACGCCGGGTCGAAACGCAGCCTGGCGTCGTGTGCTGGCAAGAGCCGCGTGCGATTGAGCGAGTTGGGTTGTATGTGCCTTGTGGTTCAGCTCCCCTGGTGTCGACTATGCTGATGCTCGGCGTGCCGGCGCAGATTGCGGGCTGCCGTGAGGTTGTGGTGTGTACGCCGCCGAACAAATCTGGAAAAATCGACCAAGCAATCCGCTATGCAGCGGCAAAGTGCGGTGTAAACCAGTTGTATACGGCCGGCGGTGCACAAGCCATTGCAGCCATGACACTTGGTACAGAAACAGTGCCGCGTGTCAATAAACTGTTCGGGCCGGGCAATCAGTACGTGACCGCGGCAAAAAACTACGCTGAGCGTTACGGTGTGGCCAAGGACATGCCGGCCGGGCCGTCTGAGGTCCTTGTGCTAGCAGACGAAACCGCCCGACCTGACTTTGTGGCGGCCGACCTCCTTAGCCAGGCCGAACACGGCTCAGACAGCCAAGTTGTACTGGTCACAACGTCGCGTCGTTTGCAAAATGAAGTGAAGAAAGAGCTTTTTCGCCAGATACGCTTACTCGAACGAAGTGAAATTGCTGCCCAAGCCCTCAAGCAGTCGCTGAGTGTCTGGTTTCCCGACATAGAACAAGCTGTTGCCTTTGCAAACACCTACGCGCCCGAGCACTGGATTATGCAAGTTGCTGAGGCTGAGGATTGGGCAAGCCGCGTGCAAAATGCCGGTTCGCTCTTCATTGGTTCATATTCGCCAGAAAGCGCGGGCGACTACGCGAGCGGTACAAACCACACCTTGCCCACAGCCGGATGGGCGAAAACAAACAGTGGCGTTTCGGTTGCATCGTTTCAAAAAACCATTAGTTTTCAGTCGATTTCGCCTTTAGGCTTGCGCACGCTGGCGCCAGCTATTTTGCCGCTTGCGAGCGCCGAAGGTCTGACTGCCCACGCTCGTGCAGTCTCAATCCGTCTCGAATGA
- a CDS encoding histidine--tRNA ligase yields the protein MILSVQPYKGARDFYPEEKRLQKYMFAKMREVCETFGYEEYDAPVLEPTDLFLAKGNQEIIDEQTYTFLDRGGRSVTIRTEMTPTVSRMVAGRRQELAYPARWYSIPNVWRYERMQRGRLREFWQLNVDIFGVEGIEAEHEIIVLADRIMRSYGAKPEMYTIKVNSRKLINYLFRDYLGMSDTQQEMLVRLIDRMHKMEDESFYAQADAILTPTQRENGVLTKLTELLKAKKLNDLPPGVESLPSVLALKQLSDLLAESKVTNVRFDITLMRGFDYYTDIVFEVFDEHPENNRSMFGGGRYDGLVGMFGVEPVPTVGFGMGDVTLQNFLEGHELIPVLAPETDAYVVLLGENMYEKAQGVLARFREDGLRIAVDTTGRKLEKQIKTAVKKGIDHIIFIGDAEVADDRYKLKNLETGAEETHGSERIVAMLRDRRRKHAVPKVAPAETDADDFDV from the coding sequence ATGATACTATCGGTACAACCATATAAGGGTGCGCGGGATTTTTACCCCGAAGAAAAGCGTTTGCAAAAATACATGTTCGCGAAGATGCGCGAGGTGTGTGAAACCTTTGGCTACGAAGAGTACGACGCGCCGGTGCTTGAGCCGACGGACCTGTTTTTGGCAAAGGGTAACCAAGAAATTATAGACGAGCAAACCTACACGTTCTTGGACCGCGGCGGCCGCAGCGTGACCATTCGAACCGAGATGACGCCGACGGTCAGCCGTATGGTTGCCGGGCGTCGTCAAGAACTGGCGTACCCAGCGCGCTGGTACTCCATACCAAACGTCTGGCGCTACGAGCGGATGCAGCGGGGGCGCTTGCGCGAGTTCTGGCAGCTCAACGTCGACATCTTTGGGGTAGAGGGTATAGAGGCGGAGCACGAAATCATTGTGCTCGCCGACCGGATTATGCGGAGCTACGGGGCTAAGCCGGAGATGTACACCATAAAGGTAAACAGCCGCAAGCTCATCAACTACCTGTTCCGTGACTATCTAGGTATGAGCGATACGCAACAAGAAATGCTGGTGCGACTCATAGACCGCATGCACAAAATGGAAGACGAAAGCTTTTACGCACAGGCCGATGCTATTTTGACGCCCACGCAACGGGAAAACGGTGTACTGACGAAACTAACCGAGCTCCTCAAGGCAAAAAAACTGAACGATTTGCCGCCAGGTGTCGAATCTTTGCCATCAGTGTTAGCACTAAAGCAGCTGAGCGATTTGCTCGCCGAGTCTAAGGTGACGAACGTTCGCTTTGACATCACGCTCATGCGAGGCTTTGATTACTACACCGACATAGTGTTTGAGGTGTTCGACGAACACCCCGAAAATAACCGCAGCATGTTTGGCGGCGGTCGATACGATGGGCTGGTTGGCATGTTTGGCGTTGAGCCAGTGCCAACGGTGGGCTTCGGTATGGGCGACGTGACATTACAGAATTTCCTGGAAGGACACGAGCTTATTCCTGTGCTTGCGCCCGAAACAGATGCCTACGTGGTGCTGCTGGGTGAAAACATGTACGAAAAAGCCCAGGGCGTGCTGGCGCGTTTCCGGGAGGACGGCCTCCGTATAGCGGTGGATACCACGGGACGCAAACTGGAAAAACAAATAAAGACGGCGGTGAAAAAAGGCATAGACCACATTATTTTCATTGGCGATGCAGAAGTGGCCGACGACCGTTATAAGCTGAAAAACCTCGAAACGGGCGCAGAGGAAACGCACGGTAGCGAGCGTATTGTGGCCATGCTGCGCGACCGACGCCGTAAGCACGCCGTACCAAAAGTGGCGCCAGCAGAGACCGACGCAGACGACTTCGACGTATGA
- the tig gene encoding trigger factor translates to MQITKKQLNPTTVQLTITAGSDELAPAKQVVLTELAKEVKLAGFRKGHAPAAMVEKVVDQQLLQNKVIDHVVNELYTAGLEQEKLRPVAQPEVSLTKFVPFTTLEMNATVEVVGEVKLPDYKKFKVEKKVAAVTDAEIEAVVDDLLARSATKNEVKRAAADGDEVTIDFAGVDAKSQEEIEGAKGEDYPLVLGSNTFIPGFEPELLGLKAGDAKTFDVTFPKDYGAAQLQNKKVTFTVTVKLVKERVLPKLDAAFAASVGPFKSVAELRTDIRKQMGAEKEREAQAKLESDVLEQLGQKAQIAMPDSLVEQEIDRMDEEEKRNLMYRGQTWQEHLKAEGKTEEEHRESHREQAALRVKTGIALGEVAEKEGVRVSQEEFDARLSELKKQYTDQQMLTELEKPENKRDILSRMLTEKTIATLVSYTVKKN, encoded by the coding sequence ATGCAAATTACGAAAAAACAACTCAACCCAACTACTGTACAGCTAACGATAACCGCAGGGAGCGATGAACTTGCCCCTGCCAAACAAGTGGTGCTGACCGAGCTAGCCAAAGAAGTCAAACTCGCGGGCTTCCGCAAAGGACACGCACCGGCTGCCATGGTCGAAAAGGTTGTTGACCAGCAGTTGTTGCAAAACAAGGTGATTGACCATGTGGTGAATGAACTCTACACTGCCGGGTTGGAGCAGGAAAAACTGCGACCAGTTGCCCAACCCGAGGTAAGCCTGACGAAGTTTGTACCATTTACTACCTTAGAGATGAACGCGACTGTTGAGGTAGTGGGTGAGGTGAAATTACCCGACTATAAGAAATTTAAGGTCGAGAAAAAGGTTGCAGCGGTAACGGACGCAGAAATAGAGGCCGTAGTCGATGACTTGTTGGCACGCAGTGCGACGAAAAATGAAGTAAAACGCGCAGCCGCAGACGGCGATGAAGTTACTATAGACTTTGCAGGCGTGGATGCGAAATCTCAGGAAGAAATTGAGGGTGCCAAGGGCGAAGACTATCCGCTTGTGCTCGGGAGCAACACCTTTATACCGGGCTTTGAACCAGAGCTGCTCGGTCTCAAGGCTGGTGATGCTAAAACATTTGACGTAACGTTTCCAAAAGATTACGGTGCAGCGCAGCTTCAAAATAAAAAAGTAACCTTTACTGTCACCGTAAAACTCGTAAAAGAACGCGTTTTGCCCAAACTAGATGCGGCGTTTGCGGCAAGTGTCGGGCCATTTAAGAGTGTTGCCGAACTGCGAACCGATATTCGGAAGCAAATGGGTGCCGAAAAGGAACGAGAAGCGCAGGCGAAGCTCGAGAGCGATGTGCTTGAACAGCTTGGGCAAAAAGCCCAGATCGCTATGCCAGATAGTCTTGTCGAACAAGAAATTGACCGAATGGATGAGGAAGAAAAGCGCAACCTCATGTACCGTGGCCAGACATGGCAAGAACACTTGAAGGCCGAGGGTAAAACCGAAGAAGAACACCGTGAAAGCCACCGCGAACAAGCCGCACTGCGGGTAAAAACCGGCATTGCGCTCGGCGAAGTTGCCGAAAAGGAAGGTGTACGGGTAAGCCAAGAGGAGTTTGATGCCCGCCTGAGCGAGCTCAAAAAGCAATACACCGACCAGCAAATGCTCACCGAGCTTGAAAAACCCGAAAACAAACGAGATATATTGAGCCGCATGCTCACCGAAAAAACCATCGCCACCCTTGTGAGCTACACGGTAAAGAAGAATTAA
- a CDS encoding ATP-dependent Clp protease proteolytic subunit, which yields MSVLVPTVIESEGRYERAYDIYSRLLKDRIIFIGSEINETTANLIVAQLLFLQAEDAKKDIFLYINSPGGSVYDALAIYDTMHYIANDVQTFGIGVQASAAAFLLSSGTKGKRFLLPNATVMIHQPSSGTRGKVTDQEIDLRESLRVKKLLEEIMANNTGQKLEKIHEDMERDRWMTANEAAKYGLVDTVLAVIPKQ from the coding sequence ATGAGCGTGCTAGTCCCAACAGTTATTGAAAGTGAGGGCCGGTATGAGCGGGCTTACGATATATATAGCCGGCTACTGAAAGATAGAATTATATTCATTGGCAGCGAAATAAACGAAACGACGGCAAATCTGATTGTGGCGCAACTGCTTTTCCTACAAGCGGAAGATGCTAAGAAAGACATATTCCTCTACATAAACAGCCCGGGTGGCAGCGTGTATGACGCCCTAGCCATATACGACACTATGCACTACATAGCCAACGACGTGCAGACGTTTGGCATTGGTGTACAAGCTTCTGCGGCTGCGTTTCTTCTGAGCAGCGGTACAAAAGGCAAGCGTTTCTTGCTACCAAACGCCACTGTCATGATTCATCAGCCATCGAGCGGTACGCGCGGTAAGGTAACCGACCAAGAAATTGACCTCCGCGAATCGCTCCGTGTGAAAAAACTACTTGAAGAGATAATGGCCAATAACACCGGCCAAAAGCTAGAAAAAATCCACGAAGACATGGAGCGCGACCGCTGGATGACCGCCAATGAAGCTGCCAAATACGGTCTGGTCGACACGGTTCTTGCGGTCATTCCAAAACAATAG
- a CDS encoding EamA family transporter has product MWFALALLALCMLVVRRSVEKGLTKNIDSLALTWMQQAFALPFIAVSLVLMPFYWPQELSGHFWFWTSLYAVCGALDLFLYFKALSLADVSHVAPLISLTGIGVIAGSVVILHQQPTIVGITGAVLIVIGATVVHRDKQKHTQVRRQNTVALWLILGVVVLRAIYGNTELFPLREANATTFNLYSSLLTVPLLLMLAVLLKARTAKTYWKATYKNIKLYLWPLLFVGLTYTVNLTATYQAKLLAPTVGYVTSVKSAQVVPMMLIGAWLFREKVSRKQWYGVGLISVGLPLLSFG; this is encoded by the coding sequence ATGTGGTTTGCTTTGGCGCTCTTAGCGCTGTGCATGTTGGTCGTTCGGCGTTCGGTGGAAAAGGGGCTTACCAAGAACATCGATAGCTTGGCTCTGACGTGGATGCAGCAGGCTTTTGCGTTACCGTTTATTGCTGTAAGTCTTGTGCTCATGCCATTTTACTGGCCGCAGGAGCTTTCTGGGCATTTTTGGTTTTGGACTAGTCTATATGCGGTGTGCGGGGCGTTGGATTTATTTTTGTACTTTAAAGCGCTCAGCCTTGCCGATGTATCTCATGTTGCTCCGCTCATTTCGCTGACCGGTATAGGCGTGATTGCTGGCTCGGTGGTTATACTGCACCAGCAGCCTACTATAGTCGGCATAACGGGCGCCGTGCTGATAGTTATTGGTGCGACGGTTGTTCATAGGGATAAACAAAAACATACCCAAGTTCGACGTCAAAATACCGTGGCATTGTGGCTCATACTGGGTGTGGTTGTCCTGCGAGCAATTTATGGCAATACAGAACTTTTCCCGCTTCGGGAGGCGAATGCGACGACGTTTAATCTGTATTCTTCGCTACTAACGGTACCGTTGCTGCTCATGCTCGCAGTACTATTGAAAGCCCGGACAGCAAAAACATACTGGAAGGCGACCTATAAAAATATTAAATTGTACCTCTGGCCGCTACTTTTTGTCGGACTAACCTACACGGTGAACCTAACTGCAACGTACCAGGCAAAACTACTAGCTCCTACGGTAGGCTATGTTACTTCGGTAAAAAGCGCTCAGGTAGTACCAATGATGCTCATAGGCGCATGGCTATTCCGCGAAAAAGTCAGCCGTAAGCAGTGGTATGGGGTTGGACTCATCAGTGTCGGTTTGCCGCTACTGAGTTTTGGGTAA